The genomic window GGATCCGCCGGCCGACAGCCGCCCAGAAGAGGTTCATCAGGTCCACCGCGATGATCATCGCCGCCACCCAGGCGAAGATCCGGATCAGCACGACGACCCCCGTGTAGATGTTGGAGAACTTGACCGCGAGCTCCGCGATCGCGCGTACCGTTTCGTCGTCCATGATTCCCTCCGCTCAGGCGGATGCTTCCCCCTGTGGGTCCTCGCGCTCCGTCTCCAGCCCCTTCATGAAGATCTGGTAGATCCGGTCCTTCTCGTCGCTGCTGTACGGCCAGTAGAAGCCGAGCTGGTCGCCCATCCGCTTCGCCACCAGGTGCGCGGCGAACAGCGCGAACAGCTTCACCAGGAAGATCAGCATGATCAAGTACCAGACCATGCTGGTGACGAAGCTCTCCATGATGTCGAGCACCATGACGAAGAGCACCTGGAGGGTGATCGACTCGGCGGCCTCGATGAGCAGGCGAAGGTTTTCGGTTTCCATGATGTCCCTCCTGCGGAGCGGGGGGCCGACGGCCCCCGCCCCATGCGTGGCGTCAGCCCCCGAAGGTCATGAACAGGTTGGCGATTCCGGCCGCGACGAGCAGCATGCTCACGCCCAGGCAGACCACCAGGATCAGGATGGCGAGCTCGGCGATGTCCAGGTGTCTCATGGCTCCGTCTCCCGGTTGCGATAGCGCTCGTCCCGGTCGCGCCGGCGCTGCTCGCGGCGGTCCTCCTCCGACGATCGCTTGTTGCCGTACACGGAAACGATCGCGGCACCGATGGCGAAGCCCACCGCGGCGATTCCGGCGGCCAGGAGCACCCCGCCGACGGAGACCATTCCCGTCAGGGCGAGGAGGAGGATGACGACGATGGCCGCCAGGGCGACCCCTCCGTACGTCCAGCCCGCCCACCGCGCGGGCCCGGAGGCCATCAGGGAGACGCCGACGGCCATGGCCATCACCGCCGACGCGATCCCGAAGGCGAGGGCGGAGGCGAGAAAGCCGGATTCCACGCTGAGCACCACCAGGTAGGCGGCCAGGGCGATGGTCCACAGCACCCCCACCAGCTTGCTGCGGTCGCTCCCGTCGTCCTCCTGCTCCCCGTCGTCGGTCTGGTCCTCGTCGGCGCGGTGGCGGCGGCCCTGCTTGATCCGGCGGAGACGCTCGCCGTCGCCGGAGTCGTCCTCGTCGGCAGAGGGGACGTGGAAGGTGGTGGTGAACTCGGGACACTCCTCCGGGTTCAGGATCTCGACCGCGACGGAGTGCTCCCCTTCCTCGTAGTCGCAGCGCCCCTGCAGCGTCAGCTGCCCCGAGTCGCTGCTCTCGGTCACCAGCACGCGGTCGGTGTCGCAGTCACGAAGCCGCGCCACCAGCCGCCGCCCCTCCGGGAGCTCCACCCGCGCGGAGATCTTCACGCGCCGGCCCCCGCCCTCGGCCCGGCCGCCAAGCTCCGGCCGGCTGAACCGGATCCTGGGACAGACCGGCGGGCCCCGGTCGGCGCCGCGCTCTCCCTCCGCGCCCCGCCGGTCGGCGGAGGGGGGGTCGTCCCGCTCCCGGTCAGCCGCTCGCCGGTCCCGGACGCGCGGCGCGTGCTGCTGCGGCCTGCGCCCGCCCCCGTGGGACGCCGGGCGGCTCCGTCCGCTTTCGCCGCTCTCCCGTGCCCGCCCGGAACCCCCGTCCCGCTCGGGATCGCGTCTCCGGTCGTCCTCCGGAGGGCGCTCCTGCTCCAGGGACCCATCCTCCCGTCCGTCACGCCCCTCCCCCTGCACGCTCGATCCGGGGGGCGCGACCACCTCGATGCGGACGTCCGGGCCCCGGCGCGACCCCGCGTCACGTCCACCGTCGCCAGCCCCGTCCTGCTCCCGCTCGCGCGCGCCGGAGCCCCCTTCGCCGGAGCCGCGCGCCTCACCTCCACCCTCTCCCACACCGTCCGACCGCTCCTTCTCGGCCTCGACCCGGAAGGTGCTGCTTACGCTCGGGCACCCCTCGGGCGAGAGCACCTCGACCGCGACCGTGTGCTCGCCCTCTCTCCAGTCCCTCTCGTCGCGGAGGGTGACGGAGCCCCCATCCGCGCTCTCGGTGGTCAGCACCTCCCCCGTGCGCGAGTTCCGGATCCGGGCGACGAGCTCACCCTCCCCCGGGAGGGAGACAGTGGCTGCCAGGCGGACCGAGCGTCCGCTCCCGTCGCTGGATTCGCCGAACTCCAGCGGTGCGAAGTTGATGTGCGGGCAGCCCTCCAGGTCCGGGCCACGCTCATCGCCGCCCCGCCCCCGCCGCGGCTCGTGATCACCCATTGCCTCCTCCTTGCTGCTGGTGTCGGGCCCTCCCCCCCCCGCCCCGTCGTCCTGCGCGGTCGCCGGGAGACGAAAGGTCATCTCCGAGGCGGCACACCCGGTGGGGACGAGGAGCTCCACCCGTACCGTGTGGCTGCCCGCCTGGTACCGCCGGCGGGCGCGCAGCGTGAGCGTTCCGGAATCGCCGCTCTCGGTGGCGAGGACGTCGCCGGAGCGGACGTCCCGCAGGCGCGCCACGAGAACCGACCGGTCGGGAACCTCTACGCCCGCCTCGAGCGCAACCAGGCACTCGCTCCGGTCGCCCGGCTCCACGCGGACGGGGGCGAAGCGCACGGTCGGACAGGGGCGCGCGACCCTTTCCCCGCCTTCGTCCCCGTCCGCGGGCTCGACCCGGATCTGTCCGGCCGCCGCATCGGGCGGGCCCGCCACCGCCAGCGTCTCCAGGGTTCCCCCCCAGTTGTCCCAGCACTTCGGGTCCTCCATGCTCTCGGCGTGGACCTGAAGCGTGTCGCACCCGTCCCCCAGCAGCTCCAGGACGTCCTCTGCCGGGAGGTGCGCCGTCCACTCGCGCGAGGGCGGCACGTCCAGGGCGGTGACGGCCGCGGCCCGGCCGCAGCGCGCCCGCACGCGGAGCCGCGACACCCCCATGGCGAACCCCCGGACCATCACGCCCCATCTGCCGTCCGGAGCGTGGTACTTCCCGACGCCCGTGATGAACAGCGCACCCATGACACTCCTCCTGCTGTGGGTGAGAGCCCGCCGGCGGAATCGCCGCCGGGGAGGGGACCGGCTCTCCCTGCGCGCACCCTTCCCGCGGACGACCAGGAGCGCGCCCCCCACGAGCATGGCGGACGCGACCGGGATCCAGAGGGCGGATCGCGCGGAGAGCACCGGGGCGAGCGTGATCCAGAACGCGCCTGCGAGCCCGGCGAGCAGCACCACCAGGAGCCGCCAGAAGAGGTTGTCTGGAAGCCGGGCGCGGAATGCCAGGATCGCCATGTTCGCGGCGACGATCCCGGACACCACCGCGGCGAGCACCACCCAGTCCGCCGCCCTGTCGGCGGCGCCGGCGATCGCGACCAGGGAGATGAGCACGAGCCACACGGGGATCCGGGCATCCTCCGCGCGGCGCCGCGGGTCCGCGCCCGGCCGGCGTCGGGCGTCGCCCCCCCCGTGCCGGAGGGGATGCGAGTCCCCTCCTCGGGGCCGTGGCTCGTCGTCGGCCCCTCCCTCCGCCCCGGTGACGCCGCCCCACTCCTCGCCCAGGGCGGCGGCGACGGCGCGGAGCTGCCGCCCCCACTCCATGCAGCGGCAGTGGTCCCGGACCGCCTCGCCCTCGTCCCGCGTCGGGATCCCGGCTTCGCGCAGCCTGCGGACGGCGGCCCTGAACCGCTCCGCCTCCTCGCGATCTTCCCCGCCGTCGTGGGGCAGCTCGCGCTCGGCCCCCAGTACCGCCCGCAGCATTCCCGTGCGGGCGCGGTCTACGGCGCCGCGCAGCCCCAGGCGTTGCGCGGCGCCCGCGACGCGGGGCAGCTCGTCCGGGTCGAGCGCGTGGTCCACGAGCGAGCTGAGCTGCTGCAGGAGGTACAGGGTCCGGAGGAAGGTGTATTCGGGCTGCGGGGGACGGAGATAGAAGAGCGTCGTGTACCCCTCGAAGGAGATCTGCGCCCGCAGCAGCGCGTCGCGCGTCCGGCCGAGCTCGTCTTCCAGCGTCCGGGTGTCCCGCCCCTTCAGCTGCCGGATGAGGATCTGTGCGGCATCCGCGCTCTCCCCCGCCTGGAAGTAGAGCGTCTCCGCCAGCGCCTTCTGGTCCCTGTCGGCACCCACCAGGTTCACGTAGTAGCTGGTGACGAGGGACACTACGGAGAAGCCCCAGGCGGCCTCCATGATCGCGAGGAGGCGGGTCGCTGACGCGGTGGGGACGACCGAGCCGTAGCCCAGCGTGAAGAGGGTGACGGCGCTGTAGTACACCGCCTGGAAGAGCGTCCCGCTGGTCGGGATGCCCTTGCCGGAGCTGAAGTCGGCCGGCATGAACGGCAGGTGGATCAGCGCGAAGCCGAACACCCCCAGGAGCACCCACGCCAGGATCACGACGGGCACCAGGAAAGGCCCGACCCAGCCGATCACCCCGCGCGAGGCGATCCCGTTGCAGCGCCGCTCCACGACTCGCATCACCCACCAGAGCGCTTTGACCACACGGCGCGCGATGGGCCCGAGACCCACCCAGGAGTGCAGTATGGTTCCGATGATGTCGAACGAGAGCACCACCAGCACCGCAATGCCCAGCGCGACGAGCACCACCCCCTGGAGGCTCATGTCCCACCTCGCGGGAGCATCGGGCGGGGAGCGGACAGGGGGGGCGCTCCGGGCGCGGGGGGCTCCGGACCCGCGCCCGCGGAGGGCGGCCCATCCTGGCGGAAGCGTAACGGGCGGGATGCGTACATGGCGCGAACTCCTGCGCGAGGAGTGTCCCCGGGGTGCACCCGCAGGGACCGCCATCGAAGCGCGATACTCCTGCGATCGCACGACTTACCAAGAAGTGTCGTATACTATGTCAGAAAGCAACGCTGCAAGCGCCGTGCCGGATG from Longimicrobiaceae bacterium includes these protein-coding regions:
- a CDS encoding ion channel: MSLQGVVLVALGIAVLVVLSFDIIGTILHSWVGLGPIARRVVKALWWVMRVVERRCNGIASRGVIGWVGPFLVPVVILAWVLLGVFGFALIHLPFMPADFSSGKGIPTSGTLFQAVYYSAVTLFTLGYGSVVPTASATRLLAIMEAAWGFSVVSLVTSYYVNLVGADRDQKALAETLYFQAGESADAAQILIRQLKGRDTRTLEDELGRTRDALLRAQISFEGYTTLFYLRPPQPEYTFLRTLYLLQQLSSLVDHALDPDELPRVAGAAQRLGLRGAVDRARTGMLRAVLGAERELPHDGGEDREEAERFRAAVRRLREAGIPTRDEGEAVRDHCRCMEWGRQLRAVAAALGEEWGGVTGAEGGADDEPRPRGGDSHPLRHGGGDARRRPGADPRRRAEDARIPVWLVLISLVAIAGAADRAADWVVLAAVVSGIVAANMAILAFRARLPDNLFWRLLVVLLAGLAGAFWITLAPVLSARSALWIPVASAMLVGGALLVVRGKGARRESRSPPRRRFRRRALTHSRRSVMGALFITGVGKYHAPDGRWGVMVRGFAMGVSRLRVRARCGRAAAVTALDVPPSREWTAHLPAEDVLELLGDGCDTLQVHAESMEDPKCWDNWGGTLETLAVAGPPDAAAGQIRVEPADGDEGGERVARPCPTVRFAPVRVEPGDRSECLVALEAGVEVPDRSVLVARLRDVRSGDVLATESGDSGTLTLRARRRYQAGSHTVRVELLVPTGCAASEMTFRLPATAQDDGAGGGGPDTSSKEEAMGDHEPRRGRGGDERGPDLEGCPHINFAPLEFGESSDGSGRSVRLAATVSLPGEGELVARIRNSRTGEVLTTESADGGSVTLRDERDWREGEHTVAVEVLSPEGCPSVSSTFRVEAEKERSDGVGEGGGEARGSGEGGSGAREREQDGAGDGGRDAGSRRGPDVRIEVVAPPGSSVQGEGRDGREDGSLEQERPPEDDRRRDPERDGGSGRARESGESGRSRPASHGGGRRPQQHAPRVRDRRAADRERDDPPSADRRGAEGERGADRGPPVCPRIRFSRPELGGRAEGGGRRVKISARVELPEGRRLVARLRDCDTDRVLVTESSDSGQLTLQGRCDYEEGEHSVAVEILNPEECPEFTTTFHVPSADEDDSGDGERLRRIKQGRRHRADEDQTDDGEQEDDGSDRSKLVGVLWTIALAAYLVVLSVESGFLASALAFGIASAVMAMAVGVSLMASGPARWAGWTYGGVALAAIVVILLLALTGMVSVGGVLLAAGIAAVGFAIGAAIVSVYGNKRSSEEDRREQRRRDRDERYRNRETEP